The Montipora capricornis isolate CH-2021 chromosome 3, ASM3666992v2, whole genome shotgun sequence genome window below encodes:
- the LOC138043014 gene encoding melanopsin-B-like has product MDPLHVWKTVFVVIYFIVSIVGTFSNSLVVYIIRKNIKRLPASSYLIISMVFSNLLSCSVPVPFSIAVYYQQSWPFGMAGCRSHAFMIFFLGLVTITHLTIIAVEKYLTINRSLSKHSYFTKKQIGQLILACWIYSLAFSLAPLLGWSKYGMEGTNFACSIQWNSSLPGDHAYFALMFFACFFLPVVSIAFCYYKIHKVSKHIVERTMSYGETMNTALLRKHRRAAMYFSSVIIAYLISWSPYAVVSILAIFKVKIHPLVPTCCGVFAKISFLLNPVTYVAFSSNFRRHLMKAFTNSSRKRLTLKLRRKELQ; this is encoded by the coding sequence ATGGACCCACTTCACGTATGGAAAACAGTCTTCGTGGTTATCTATTTCATCGTGAGCATCGTCGGAACTTTTTCAAACAGCTTAGTAGTTTATATAATCCGCAAAAATATAAAGCGCCTTCCAGCAAGTAGTTATTTGATCATCAGTATGGTGTTTAGCAATCTCTTATCTTGCTCTGTGCCCGTTCCATTCTCAATTGCTGTATATTATCAGCAATCGTGGCCATTTGGAATGGCAGGATGCCGTTCACACGCCTTTATGATATTTTTTCTTGGACTTGTGACCATTACACATCTTACAATTATTGCAGTGGAAAAGTACTTGACCATCAACCGATCACTTTCGAAGCACTCTTACTTCACCAAGAAACAAATAGGGCAGCTTATCCTGGCCTGCTGGATCTACTCATTAGCCTTCAGCTTGGCGCCATTACTAGGATGGTCAAAATATGGAATGGAGGGAACCAACTTCGCATGCTCAATTCAATGGAATTCATCTCTTCCAGGAGATCACGCATACTTTGCTTTAATGTTTTTCGCTTGTTTCTTTTTGCCCGTGGTCTCTATCGCGTTTTGTTACTACAAGATCCACAAAGTTTCTAAACACATTGTAGAGAGAACTATGTCCTATGGCGAGACTATGAATACTGCTCTTTTGCGGAAGCATCGTAGGGCAGCAATGTATTTTTCAAGCGTTATCATTGCCTACCTAATCTCCTGGTCTCCGTATGCTGTGGTCTCAATCCTCGCAATTTTCAAGGTAAAGATACACCCTCTTGTCCCAACTTGTTGCGGTGTGTTCGCCAAAATCTCTTTTCTGCTTAATCCTGTCACGTatgttgctttttcttcaaactttcgACGACATCTTATGAAAGCGTTTACAAACTCGAGCCGAAAGCGATTGACATTGAAATTAAGACGAAAGGAACTTCAATAA